In Mobula hypostoma chromosome 11, sMobHyp1.1, whole genome shotgun sequence, the following are encoded in one genomic region:
- the zgc:162634 gene encoding protein preY, mitochondrial isoform X1, with protein MLGAAARSGLGIVRGVRGLGTGPGKGQGPNPQPRIDPELLAYLVCPLSRKRLRYEESTNQLINDELGIAYPVIDGIPNMIPQEATLIQKSEDGSKAEESSQQ; from the exons ATGCTGGGGGCGGCGGCTCGGAGCGGGCTCGGGATTGTGCGGGGAGTTCGCGGGCTGGGCACCGGCCCAGGGAAGGGCCAAGGGCCGAACCCCCAACCCCGCATCGACCCCGAACTGCTCGCCTACCTCGTCTGCCCGCTGTCCCGGAAGCGCCTGAG GTATGAGGAGTCCACCAATCAGCTGATCAACGATGAGCTCGGGATAGCCTATCCGGTCATTGACGGCATTCCCAACATGATCCCACAGGAGGCCACATTAATTCAGAAAAGTGAAGACGGCAGCAAGGCTGAAGAAAGTTCCCAGCAGTGA
- the zgc:162634 gene encoding phosphatidylinositol N-acetylglucosaminyltransferase subunit Y isoform X2 yields MIISSTPCRMMPVHLSTLTVLVPLMSLAGLLYSAAFDEGFPQGCTSVASVCFYSLLLPITIPVYVFFHLWNWMGIKLFRHN; encoded by the coding sequence ATGATCATTTCCtcgacaccctgcaggatgatgCCCGTGCACCTGTCCACACTGACCGTACTCGTTCCCCTGATGTCTCTTGCGGGATTGTTGTATTCTGCAGCGTTTGACGAGGGGTTTCCGCAAGGTTGTACCAGTGTGGCCAGTGTCTGCTTCTACAGCCTGTTACTCCCCATCACCATTCCCGTCTATGTGTTCTTCCACCTCTGGAATTGGATGGGGATTAAACTCTTCAGACACAACTAA